The Verrucomicrobiia bacterium genome segment GGCAATGTGAATTTGCCGGTATTTGGTCAGGATGACCGTCCAGCTGAACAGCGACAGGGCGAACAGCACACCAACGGTGATCAGGCCTTCGGTCGTGGCGTTCTTGATGGCATAGACCGCCGCGTTCGAGGCGAACAAGGGGTGGAAGAATTCAGGGTTCATAAGCGGTGCAACATTCCGGTCCGGCGGGACCGGGGTTAAAACTTCAGTGTCAGGTCAACTTGAAAGAGATTGAAGTTGTCGATGGGGTTGATCTGCGGCAGGTCCTGGTTGCTGCCGCCGGTGCCGAGACGCTTGTTGATGCGTTGGGCGTGGGCGTAGCGGAACGAGCCGATGAAATGGCGGCTCAGCCCGTAGGAGACCTGCACGTTGATGCCTTCCAGGTTCTCGCGGCCCTCGAACGTGTCCGAATCGATGAGGTTCGGGTCGAGCGAATACTGTTCGGTGTGCTGCCAGAAGGTCTTGAACTCCCACGGATGCCGCGCGGCCCAGCCCGTGTCGCTGCCGAGCGCAAACCCGATCTGGTAGGCCATGTTTTCGTCCGTTTGCGGCGCGAACGGCTGCACGTTGGGGGTGGTGGGTTGATTGGCGAGCCAGTTCGCGTAGCCGGCGGCGGCGGCCTTGGCGCGGTCGGAGCCTTGGAGATTGTAGGCCACGTCGCCAAACACGCGTGCGTCCAGCTGGCGCAGCTTGAAATTCAGTTCAAACGGCACCTCGACCACGAGCAGGTCGTTCAGACCCACTTGATTGAGCGGAAAGCCCGTGCTGCCGTAACCGGGCAGCGAACTGGATGTGCCGTAGCCGCTGGAGCCGTTGACGGTTCCCGAACCGGGCCCGAGATACGCACCCTCGCCAACATACGGATCGCCAAAATACGGCGACAATGCTCCGGGGCCCGTGGTGGAACTGCGCTGCCGGCCGAGGTAGTGATAAATCGTGGCGGCAACTTTGGCCGTGGTGTTGGTGGTGAGGTGGTATTTGAAACCGGCCTGCCACGCGAGTTGGAAGACGTTTTCGGTGTTTTGTCCGGCCAGTCCGTTGAAACCAAGCCCGCCGTCGGCCGAAGCCGGATTCACGTCCTGGTAGATGAACTGGCCGAATGTGGCGAAGAAATCCGCTTCGCCCACCACGTAATGGAAACGTTCCGCCGCGCCCTCGACGTTGAGGTCGGAATCCCACACGAGCGGCGTCGTGAAGAGAGGGTTCGGCATCTTGCCGACGGTGAGATCCATCCAATCCCAACGGGCGGGATGCCAGCCGACATACGCCTGGCCGATTGCGATGCCGGCCGATGACTTGCCGAAGGGCCCCTGGTAGGGCGAACCACTGGATGACGTGCCTAAGCTCACCCAGGACGAGCGCGGGTTGGCGGAGGTGTCCAGCCGGACGCCGTAATAAAAGTCGTCAAAAAAATCGCCGTGCAAGCCCACGCGCACGGCATAGCGGAAGCGCTGCAAATCCACGCTGCCGCCCGGCGCCTCGACCGAGCGGTCTTCGTAGCGCAACCGCACGTCGCCGAACAATTCGAGCTTCTGGACGGTGTCGCTAATTTTCCAACGCGACGGGGGAATATGCGGCATCTCGGTCCGGTTCGTGCGCAGCGCTTCAATCTCGGAGCGTGCCTTGGCCGCTTCGCCTTCCGTGATGAAACCCTTTTGCAAAAACAAATTGATGATCGGGTCGGAAGTGTCTTCGCCCCGGCCCGCCAAGCGCCCGGCGGCGAGCAGGGCGGTGGTCAGAACTACCGTCCAACGGACGGATAGAAACCTGGTCTGGCTGCGGAGCGGGTTGGAGCTCCGTGTCGCGGCGACATTAATTCGCATCGCCTGATGCTAAGGAAGGCGAAGCGACGGTTTGGTGGCGCAAGCGTTACGATCTCGTAACGAACCCCGGGCGGCGGAAAATTTTTCGCGACGGCATGGCAAACGCGCCGCGGCGTCACCAACGTTGCACCCGATAGAACCGCTGGCTTCCGGGCGGGGCCGGATCCGTCAATGTCAGGAGACCACCGGAGCCGGCGTGGAGCGGCAGCGCGTGCCAGGTCACGTCCGTCAGTGAGTCCTGATATTCGAGTTGATACACGCGACCGTTTTGGGTCGGCAGCGAGACGTTGAATCCCGCGGCCGTGAAGCCGTCAACGGTCACCGGCACTTGGGTGACCGGGGGTGCTGAGCCTTGCAGCGCCAGACTGTGCAATCGCCCGGCGGCAATGCGCACGACGTTGCTCAAGCCGGGCGGCACGGTGCTCTGGCCGAAATCAACATTCGTGTTCGCACCGCTGCCCGCGCCCCACGCCGCCACCGTTCCGTCGCGTCGCAAGGCGAGACTGTGCCAGCCGCCGGCGGCGATTTGCACCACGTTGCTCAAGCCCGGTGGCACGTCGGCTTCGCCGTAGGTGTCCAGTCCCCAGGCCGCGACGGTGCCATCTGATTTCAACGCCAGATTATGGGCGACGCCTGCCGCGATGGCGACCACGTTGCTCAAGCCCGGCGGGAGATTGGTCTGCCCGCTGTCGCCGCGGCCCCAGGCGCGGAGCGTTCCGTCGGCTTTCAGCACCAGGCTGTGCCAGCCGCCACCCGCCACGGCGACCACGTTGGAAAGACCGGCCGGCACGGCTGCCTGGCCGTAATTGTAGGCGCCTTCGCCGCCCCACGCGGTCACGGTGCCGTCCGCCTTGAGGGCGAGCCCGTGATATGCGCCGCCCGCCACGGCCACGGCGTTGCTCAACCCGGCCGGGACATCCAGCTCGCCGTAGAAATTGTCATCGCCCGTGGCGGCCACCGTGCCATTGGTCCGCAACGCCAGGCTGAACAGGTCGCCGCATGCGACCGCGAGATAGTTGCTGGTGGACGGGAAATCCGTTTGGCCCAGGGTGTCTTCGCCCCAACCCAGCAGCGTGCCGTCATTGCGCACCGCCAGGCTGTGACGCCAGCCGCCCGCGAGCTGCGTCGCGTTGGTCAAGCCGGTGGGCACGAGGGACTGCCCGGCCTGGTTGTAATTGTTGGGATTCACAACGGTGCCGGCGCCCCACGCGACAACATTGGCCGCCGAGCCTGACGCGGCGGCGTTCAGCAGGACGACGAGCGCTGCGTGGCACAGCCAGGCGGGTGAACCGCAACGCGCAGCGGGTTGGCGGGGTGATGAGAAGTGGTTCACGAGGATTG includes the following:
- a CDS encoding putative porin, whose translation is MRINVAATRSSNPLRSQTRFLSVRWTVVLTTALLAAGRLAGRGEDTSDPIINLFLQKGFITEGEAAKARSEIEALRTNRTEMPHIPPSRWKISDTVQKLELFGDVRLRYEDRSVEAPGGSVDLQRFRYAVRVGLHGDFFDDFYYGVRLDTSANPRSSWVSLGTSSSGSPYQGPFGKSSAGIAIGQAYVGWHPARWDWMDLTVGKMPNPLFTTPLVWDSDLNVEGAAERFHYVVGEADFFATFGQFIYQDVNPASADGGLGFNGLAGQNTENVFQLAWQAGFKYHLTTNTTAKVAATIYHYLGRQRSSTTGPGALSPYFGDPYVGEGAYLGPGSGTVNGSSGYGTSSSLPGYGSTGFPLNQVGLNDLLVVEVPFELNFKLRQLDARVFGDVAYNLQGSDRAKAAAAGYANWLANQPTTPNVQPFAPQTDENMAYQIGFALGSDTGWAARHPWEFKTFWQHTEQYSLDPNLIDSDTFEGRENLEGINVQVSYGLSRHFIGSFRYAHAQRINKRLGTGGSNQDLPQINPIDNFNLFQVDLTLKF